TCTCGTTCACCCAGCGCGGGTAGATGTCGTAGCGCGCGAGGGTCTTGTAGAACGAGCCTATCTCGTAGAGCGCTCCCGCCCGCTCGGCGCTGAGCAGGCTCTCGGGAACGTAGGAGACGTGGTAGGCAACGGGCTCCCCGTTGGCGATCCTGGTGCGGGCGACCCTGGTCAGGACGCTTCGCTCGTCGACGCCAAGGCGGCGCGCGACCGCCGCGTTCGACTCCGAGGCGATGGAGTCGACGACCATGCCGAGGTCATAGCCCTGCTCGCGAAGCTCCTCAGAGAAGGATATCGAGGTCAGCGCACGTATCATCTGCCGTCTGGCGACATAGGTGCCGCTGCCCTTCACGCCCACGAGGTAGCCGTCGTTGATGAGGTCGGCGAAGGCCTTGCGCACCGTGATCGCCGACACCCCGTAGCGGCGCTTCATCTCCGACTGGCCGGGCAGCTTGTCCCCGGGCCTGAGCCGTCCCTCCTTGATCGCGGAGAGGATGTCCGACTCGATCCGGACGTACTTTGCCACCTGGCCCCGGGACGCGCCGCCACTCATCGGGCGACCCTACGCGCGGTGCGGCTCGAGCGCCTCGAGCACGATGGCGTTTGCCTGCTTGCAGAGCTCCTCGGTCGGGGCCTCGGCGAGCACGCGCACGAGCGGCTCGGTGCCGGAGGCGCGCACGAGCACGCGGCCCTGGCCGGACAGGAACGCCTCGGCGGCCTTCGTCGCGTCCAGCACGCGCCTGTCGCCCATCGCGGCGTCCCTGTCGGTCACGCGGACGTTCACGAGCTCCTGCGGGTAGAGCTTGACCGGCGCGACGAGCTGCGAGAGCCTCTCGCGCTCGGCGCGGTAGACCTCCATCACGCGCAGCGACGTCATGATGCCGTCGCCCGTGCACTCGATGTCGCCGAAGATGATGTG
Above is a genomic segment from Olsenella timonensis containing:
- a CDS encoding GntR family transcriptional regulator, which gives rise to MAKYVRIESDILSAIKEGRLRPGDKLPGQSEMKRRYGVSAITVRKAFADLINDGYLVGVKGSGTYVARRQMIRALTSISFSEELREQGYDLGMVVDSIASESNAAVARRLGVDERSVLTRVARTRIANGEPVAYHVSYVPESLLSAERAGALYEIGSFYKTLARYDIYPRWVNENYTVRVVEDAHICAALNVAPGYPSFFVRRTTFDEDNNVIEYAESYFNKDWYSVTVNIRA